A window of the Eleutherodactylus coqui strain aEleCoq1 chromosome 8, aEleCoq1.hap1, whole genome shotgun sequence genome harbors these coding sequences:
- the LOC136578070 gene encoding proteoglycan 4-like, with amino-acid sequence MPRSPQPENAPSLLPENAPSPYQRTPVHPNQRTPLHSYQRTPLPPYQRTSLHPYQRTPLRPKQRTPLHPYQRTPLHPYQRTPLHPYQRTPLHPYQRTPLHPNQRMPLYPNQRTPVHPNQRTPVYPNQRTPLRPNQRTPRSPQPENTPFTPTREHPFTPTREHPFTPTREHPFTPTREHPFTPTREHPFTPTRERPVHPNQRTPRSPQPDNAPFTPTRERPVHPNQRTPFTPTRERPVHPNQRTPLHPNQRTTLHPNQRTRFR; translated from the coding sequence ATGCCCCGTTCGCCCCAACCAGAGAACGCCCCTTCACTCCTACCAGAGAACGCCCCTTCCCCCTACCAGAGAACACCCGTTCACCCCAACCAGAGAACACCCCTTCACTCCTACCAGAGAACGCCCCTTCCCCCCTACCAGAGAACATCCCTTCACCCCTACCAGAGAACGCCCCTTCGCCCCAAACAGAGAACGCCCCTTCACCCCTACCAGAGAACGCCCCTTCACCCCTACCAGAGAACGCCCCTTCACCCCTACCAGAGAACGCCCCTTCACCCCTACCAGAGAACACCCCTTCACCCCAACCAGAGAATGCCTCTTTACCCCAATCAGAGAACACCCGTTCACCCCAACCAGAGAACACCTGTTTACCCCAACCAGAGAACGCCCCTTCGCCCTAACCAGAGAACGCCCCGTTCACCCCAACcagagaacaccccgttcacccCAACCAGAGAACACCCGTTCACCCCAACCAGAGAACACCCGTTCACCCCAACCAGAGAACACCCCTTCACCCCAACCAGAGAACACCCCTTCACCCCAACCAGAGAACACCCCTTCACCCCTACCAGAGAACGCCCCGTTCACCCCAACCAGAGAACGCCCCGTTCACCCCAACCAGACAACGCCCCGTTCACCCCAACCAGAGAACGCCCCGTTCACCCCAACCAGAGAACGCCCTTCACCCCAACCAGAGAACGCCCCGTTCACCCCAACCAGAGAACGCCCCTTCACCCAAACCAGAGAACAACCCTGCACCCCAACCAGAGAACTCGCTTTCGGTAA